A stretch of Fulvia fulva chromosome 4, complete sequence DNA encodes these proteins:
- a CDS encoding INO80 complex subunit 2, which produces MPPARRSARTVSSTSARESAQPYARTNARTSRSPTTARSSATIARPANGKTSLRLTVKAPPSKLRQATSGSQIPPNPYANDQSESDATPAPAPRRSRATRNPRTVVDPDSDEDDDDEEDEDAEGEVDQELLANEDDSEEDAEGEDDEMDELSRDHPPPPVIIQQRVNGQARPNVAVTAPNEGPLKSVEDKEMEDDDDDELSELDDLDELEPDNEEENEEEEEEDDEDGSDEDDENSRSATPDLTKLTKRQRGAFSGTEEFDGGLMALSNEALKKKHLTEEEHAMRRQEMARRRKNLSEKRNEEEKMDTINKLLSKPAPKRRTRAEMQALRAAGAAGGDDEEDKPDPIYTRWVSNKEGSRLGVPAEWMDAPVGITFKSGGGRMVEEVA; this is translated from the exons ATGCCACCTGCACGCCGCTCAGcccgcaccgtctcctcgACCAGCGCTCGCGAATCCGCGCAGCCTTACGCTCGCACTAACGCACGCACCAGCAGGAGCCCAACTACCGCTCGCTCATCAGCCACCATAGCGCGCCCAGCTAACGGCAAGACCAGTCTCAGGCTCACGGTGAAAGCACCGCCCAGCAAGCTCCGCCAGGCCACCTCAGGCTCGCAGATCCCACCCAACCCATACGCCAACGACCAGAGCGAAAGCGACGCGACACCTGCTCCAGCTCCACGTCGGTCGCGGGCTACGCGCAATCCCAGAACCGTCGTGGACCCAGACAGCGACGAGGACGATGATGACGAAGAGGACGAAGATGCGGAGGGTGAGGTGGACCAAGAACTACTTGCAAACGAAGACGACAGCGAAGAGGATGCAGAAGGAGAGGATGACGAAATGGATGAGCTGTCACGAGATCATCCTCCACCGCCCGTGATCATACAGCAGCGCGTGAATGGCCAAGCCAGACCGAATGTCGCAGTGACCGCACCAAATGAGGGACCTCTGAAGTCTGTGGAAGACAAGGAAATGGAGGACGATGACGATGACGAGTTGTCAGAGCTAGACGACTTGGACGAGCTGGAGCCCGACAACGAAGAGGAGAACGAGGAAGAGGAAGAAGAAGACGATGAGGATGGCAGCGATGAGGACGACGAGAACTCGAGAAGTGCCACACCCGATCTCACTAAGCTCACCAAACGCCAACGAGGTGCCTTTTCTGGCACGGAAGAGTTCGATGGTGGTCTGATGGCTCTGTCGAACGAAGCACTCAAGAAGAAGCACCTCACCGAAGAAGAGCATGCTATGAGGCGACAGGAGATGGCACGACGGCGGAAGAATCTGAGCGAGAAGCGGAATGAAGAAGAAAAA ATGGACACCATCAACAAGCTTCTCAGTAAACCAGCTCCCAAGCGTCGCACGCGAGCAGAGATGCAAGCACTACGGGCAGCGGGAGCTGCAGGCGGAGATGACGAAGAAGACAAGCCAGATCCCATCTACACCCGTTGGGTCAGCAACAAAGAAGGCAGCCGGCTTGGAGTTCCTGCCGAGTGGATGGACGCCCCTGTCGGGATCACATTCAAGTCAGGTGGTGGACGGATGGTGGAGGAGGTAGCTTGA
- a CDS encoding Glutamine-dependent NAD(+) synthetase → MARKCILATTQLNQWVLDWDGNRDRIIEAIRQAKAADIEQYIDQQPSARMLETLPARFTTLTILQDSTLVLTPELCIPGYGLLDHWLENDVYVHSWEIAAAIISHEDCQDIVIDLGLPVQHRGCTYNARLIALNGEVLAVRPKLDLCNDGNFREMRYFTPWPRQRVEDYRLPQVIQSLPKGQRTTRIGEVLFEAEDATFASETCEELWTPDSPHSSYSLAGIEIVLNSSGSHHELRKLDTRVNLIREATAKTGGVYMYSNQKGCDGDRLYYDGCALIMNSGQVVAQGAQFSLRDVEVQTAVVDLDEIWPYRTSRSRGMQANNPELHKLERIQVPFSLCSSTLDFTEPPTPAREPRYHLPEEEIALGPACWLWDYLRRSSAAGLLVPLSGGIDSCATATIVFSMCRLVISEIAKGNQDVIKDAERLAGSDPTALSAQQFCNKVFSTVFMGMQQQSSIETRSRAKELAAAIGAHHIDTNIDPMVQSLHSVVAGILNFEPKFKVHGGSQAENLALQNFQSRSRMVLAYALGQLIPTSRGGAGGLLILGSANVDECLRGYLTKYDCSSADINPIGGISKTDLKRFIKWAETNFDLPILQQFLDAVPTAELEPITETYVQSDEVDMGFTYDELSILGRLRKTFKLGYVGMFERLVVEWKDKMQPRDIYTKVRNFMYYYAINRHKMTTMTPGLYLESYTPDDNRYDLRPFLYPRFNFEHRKIENMLDKMEKGEAGKTNGA, encoded by the exons ATGGCGCGCAAATGCATCCTCGCAACAACACAGCTCAACCAGTGGGTTCTCGATTGG GATGGTAATCGTGATCGCATCATCGAAGCGATCCGTCAAGCGAAAGCAGCAG ACATCGAGCAATACATCGACCAACAGCCGAGTGCTCGAATGCTCGAAACGCTGCCGGCTCGCTTCACCACCCTCACCATCCTCCAAGACT CGACTCTGGTACTTACACCAGAACTGTGCATACCTGGCTATGGACTGCTAGATCACTGGCTGGAGAATGATGTCTACGTCCACTCTTGGGAAATTGCTGCTGCCATCATCTCACACGAAGACTGCCAGGACATTGTTATCGACCTTGGATTACCGGTCCAGCACCGAGGCTGCACATACAATGCAAGACTTATCGCTCTCAATGGGGAGGTGCTGGCTGTGCGACCGAAGCTCGATCTTTGCAACGATGGCAACTTCCGAGAGATGAGATACTTCACCCCATGGCCCAGGCAGAGAGTTGAGGACTATCGTCTACCCCAAGTCATTCAGTCTTTACCGAAAGGACAGCGGACCACGAGGATCGGTGAGGTGCTATTTGAGGCAGAAGACGCGACATTCGCTTCAGAAACATGTGAGGAGCTATGGACGCCAGACTCGCCACACTCATCCTACTCTCTCGCTGGCATCGAGATTGTCCTGAATTCAAGTGGAAGCCATCACGAGCTGCGCAAACTCGACACTCGGGTCAACCTCATCAGAGAAGCCACAGCAAAGACTGGCGGAGTCTACATGTACTCGAACCAGAAGGGTTGCGATGGCGACAGACTGTATTACGATGGCTGTGCACTGATTATGAACTCCGGTCAGGTGGTAGCCCAGGGAGCGCAGTTTTCGTTGCGCGATGTTGAAGTACAGACTGCAGTTGTAGACCTCGATGAGATCTGGCCATATCGGACATCGAGAAGTCGAGGCATGCAAGCGAACAACCCGGAGCTGCACAAGCTCGAAAGAATCCAGGTTCCTTTCAGCCTCTGTTCAAGCACATTGGACTTCACAGAGCCACCAACACCCGCAAGAGAGCCGCGATACCATCTGCCGGAGGAAGAGATTGCTCTGGGACCAGCGTGTTGGCTGTGGGATTATCTTCGACGTTCGAGCGCTGCCGGATTGCTGGTACCTCTCAGTGGTGGCATTGATAGCTGTGCTACTGCCACCATCGTTTTCAGCATGTGCAGACTGGTCATTTCAGAGATCGCGAAGGGAAACCAAGACGTGATCAAGGACGCTGAGCGACTTGCTGGTTCCGACCCAACAGCTCTTTCTGCACAACAATTCTGCAACAAAGTCTTCAGCACCGTATTCATGGGCATGCAGCAGCAGTCATCTATCGAGACACGGAGTCGTGCCAAGGAGCTCGCTGCAGCGATAGGAGCACATCATATTGACACAAATATCGATCCGATGGTTCAGTCGCTGCACTCAGTGGTGGCCGGCATTCTCAACTTCGAGCCCAAGTTCAAGGTGCACGGCGGATCGCAAGCAGAGAATCTGGCGTTGCAGAACTTCCAATCTCGCTCACGAATGGTTCTGGCATATGCACTTGGTCAGCTCATCCCCACCTCTCGTGGCGGCGCGGGTGGTCTCCTCATTCTCGGCTCCGCTAACGTCGATGAGTGCCTTCGTGGCTACCTGACCAAGTACGACTGTTCTTCAGCTGACATCAACCCCATTGGCGGCATCTCGAAGACTGACCTCAAGCGCTTCATCAAGTGGGCAGAGACCAACTTCGACCTTCCCATCTTGCAGCAGTTTCTGGACGCCGTGCCAACAGCGGAGCTCGAGCCCATCACCGAGACCTACGTTCAGAGTGATGAGGTCGACATGGGCTTCACATATGACGAGCTATCGATCTTGGGACGTCTGCGCAAGACGTTCAAGCTCGGCTACGTGGGCATGTTCGAGCGTCTCGTGGTCGAGTGGAAGGACAAGATGCAGCCGCGCGACATCTACACGAAAGTGCGCAACTTCATGTACTACTACGCCATCAACCGACACAAGATGACGACCATGACGCCTGGGTTGTACTTGGAGTCGTACACGCCGGATGACAATCGATACGATCTGAGGCCGTTCCTGTATCCGCGGTTCAACTTCGAGCATCGGAAGATCGAGAATATGCTAGACAAGATGGAGAAGGGCGAAGCTGGCAAAACAAACGGCGCGTGA
- a CDS encoding Dynamin-binding protein yields the protein MDHRSDTPPVLLSPNGAGPDLYMAAPDDVDVDPYHGLGATAGGAAAGAPALETGPFSAAASHAAARAATKQLRSASGSALNRVLLPTPGTVKDMRNRFDRSAAAGPGAQSQPPALSTSRDRYRRPTTASRNAQRSPTGGGTSEGETRRLQKRMPDNRLPRKSPSTSFELSNSSFSSGTSTGTMKTSRSQPHAAFSPKRAMSPSKHQYAGSRPLFGEITADGKWNGNFDLGNYGPLPTFQKAPRRGSESSIALGHGRSQSHQGISSPYLTQPPKQKLSHKRSRSDMDQMRPQVMPSMPNLSAQMMPGLYPTPPDSVDRHARYTNSPPPSRIPVSNRGMSDDSGASSNGYSRPPSVMSNPADRRRPAKSPSRTRPTTPSKGKENSNPNARSRYHPPMPSTPSGQTLSAKIVAPVPKTSPPLRSSRPRQPVSSATTSASRARAAERFHGPLNSNNSRDGRRPSEQWLGKPYDPPSERSRRTIPELNNVDFAERRERIQRAISQSLKSAESSESLKRSQSRSRSRGAASRAPSRSASNDHGQATRGADADTQRDGDQRQGKGGTFEMSRSAPDDTTAKHQSHARTLSVDTAGFAAPSVVSPEPLTGHTDRTMFEDESPVHGRPAADPATTAPKQEAEEPHMFLAPATYQLPSKPTAIDVTQDAPGQEVQSPSVLDNVMRMRERSPSTSSRTGTEFADESASADRSPSDLGDGWTLSGNGLNGDQGSIRIMLDDDPNLTAHAEHWSNDVDHHFEDAQQGDHSKTDAQAVQQYNHEAFTANGYMESPTEETETFLDDPAQVTPRRLPNRDDTLKPTVFNYEQAHGEDNHNANDTGTFASVLEYYRTTGTVTEEMLEELNTHNMVDLQRISANGGSNAHMIERLLDSIMGNRVPQERVSGKQLLEASTYEVPTVTPDTPPMADDFEPGHVIVYGSDVNTSHEEDDFQAKIRKADEDWARQQMGEDPFTRHHQEEDKPLPPPKDAGYTPRSSSGPVSTTFASGLSEGGLRISTIGALDMADIQAAGDLAAELTSPSSLVASALQTSAPPLPSYAPPPVPPDSASRIPFALPDMASAKAYSDRESSDLSPQYRKTNWGASESSRPSIDSQRMAMQLPGSQSMTSFATGESTRQASIDTCGDSQSRLTKTTSPGPEQKRLLKRRHIIKELLDTENSYHQDLKIIEDIYKATCTPELVAAEDKKVLFGNCDEIERFALSFYDELRKAATQVYVPPKQHRWLNKRGSFSTTQSDGTSQTSQQEGVDDEKDRTTTIGRTFLMNLAQMEQVYGAYLRNHDAANQRLSAIQNIMTVKCWLDECHANASDITAAWDLDSLLVKPTQRVAKYPMLLQQLLETTPADHPDHEDLKTAAKDAISMLTRINDAKKRADIVDQIVNPSKTRKESDIRSGLAKAFGRRTEKLKERVGIAEVFQDPEFDELAHKFGGHFIRLQICMRDVQDYVHRADKAIELVNSYATGLQLFIDLRTNPDTVAVSKWRRYGQVIHELATTAFNEHKADITKRVLAPMIQCIKLHEGPQNAINKRKRRIVDFAKCKSEERRGVKPDKKTVEASDQYVALNETLKIDLPKLYNLTAQLVQNTLHCFLDIQLKWHNTWERKLQPLLDAVDIPKSIQDIEPAFKPDYAEVEKSLHQLSICNGTLKIEAANFLSPTPTPYADDSTSRRPSNLDKRTLSVGSEASTAPNTRRHSGIYSTATDMMPLILNLDGRIRSNSSMSSRTAVSQTPASTQSNQRPWSNQQTPSSSFTTSRPTTANTPVITGAFPSFSRQSSDNQRVSRGSDATYFTPRPGKSEDNHRYSGLFNSALPPEVQVASQETASSSKAAPEDTEVMFVCASLFEFSIDKTRKEAGYPYLQYVQGEVFDVVAQKGELWLAKNQDDANNELGWIWEQHFIILSSES from the coding sequence ATGGACCACCGCTCAGACACGCCGCCCGTGCTGCTGAGCCCGAACGGGGCAGGACCCGACCTCTACATGGCCGCGCCTGACGATGTTGATGTTGACCCATACCACGGACTTGGTGCTACAGCAGGCGGAGCAGCAGCAGGGGCCCCAGCACTAGAGACTGGACCTTTCAGTGCTGCTGCCAGTCATGCTGCCGCGCGCGCTGCAACAAAACAACTGCGCTCCGCCTCAGGCAGCGCCCTCAACCGGGTACTGCTTCCAACGCCGGGCACCGTCAAAGATATGCGAAATAGGTTCGACCGGAGTGCCGCGGCAGGACCCGGAGCCCAATCGCAACCACCTGCACTCAGCACCAGCAGAGACAGGTACAGACGACCGACCACGGCCAGCAGGAACGCGCAGCGCTCTCCCACAGGCGGCGGCACCAGCGAGGGCGAGACGAGACGCCTGCAGAAACGCATGCCCGACAACAGGCTGCCGCGAAAGTCACCATCGACGTCATTCGAGCTGTCAAACTCTTCATTCTCCTCCGGCACCAGCACTGGCACCATGAAGACATCGCGCAGTCAGCCTCATGCCGCCTTCAGCCCCAAACGCGCCATGTCACCCAGCAAACATCAGTATGCCGGCTCGAGGCCTCTGTTTGGGGAGATCACGGCGGATGGAAAGTGGAATGGCAACTTCGATCTGGGCAACTATGGACCACTGCCGACCTTCCAGAAAGCACCGCGACGTGGCAGCGAGAGCAGTATCGCACTCGGCCATGGACGCAGCCAGTCCCATCAGGGCATCTCATCACCATACCTAACACAGCCACCCAAACAGAAGCTAAGCCACAAGCGGAGTCGAAGCGACATGGACCAGATGAGGCCTCAGGTCATGCCCAGTATGCCCAACCTCAGCGCGCAGATGATGCCCGGGCTGTATCCCACACCACCCGATTCTGTTGATCGTCATGCTCGGTACACGAACTCACCTCCGCCGTCGAGAATACCGGTCAGCAATCGTGGCATGTCAGACGACTCGGGTGCTTCTTCCAATGGCTATTCTCGCCCACCGTCAGTAATGTCCAACCCCGCCGATCGAAGACGACCTGCCAAATCACCGAGTCGGACCCGCCCGACGACCCCTTCGAAAGGTAAAGAAAACAGCAACCCGAACGCTCGAAGTCGATACCATCCTCCGATGCCGTCCACCCCATCAGGCCAAACCCTCTCCGCCAAAATCGTGGCGCCTGTCCCAAAGACTTCTCCTCCACTGCGCTCATCTCGACCCAGGCAGCCTGTGAGCTCGGCGACCACTTCTGCCAGCCGTGCACGAGCGGCTGAGCGATTCCACGGTCCTCTAAACTCGAACAACTCAAGAGATGGCAGAAGACCGAGCGAGCAATGGTTGGGCAAACCCTATGATCCTCCGAGTGAGCGATCGAGACGGACGATACCAGAGCTGAACAACGTGGATTTTGCGGAGAGACGAGAACGAATACAGAGAGCAATATCACAGAGCTTGAAGTCTGCCGAGTCGTCCGAGAGCTTGAAGAGAAGTCAATCACGGAGCAGATCTAGAGGCGCTGCTTCGCGTGCTCCTTCGAGATCGGCTTCCAACGACCATGGGCAAGCTACAAGAGGTGCAGATGCCGACACGCAGCGGGACGGGGATCAAAGGCAAGGCAAAGGTGGGACCTTTGAAATGTCGCGATCGGCGCCGGACGACACGACCGCAAAGCACCAAAGCCATGCACGAACGTTGAGCGTTGACACTGCGGGCTTCGCGGCTCCAAGTGTGGTGAGTCCGGAGCCTCTTACTGGTCACACCGATCGGACGATGTTCGAGGACGAGAGTCCTGTTCATGGCCGGCCCGCAGCGGACCCAGCAACAACTGCCCCTAAACAGGAAGCAGAAGAGCCGCATATGTTTTTGGCACCCGCGACGTATCAATTGCCATCGAAGCCCACGGCGATTGACGTAACGCAGGATGCGCCTGGGCAAGAGGTGCAGAGTCCGAGTGTCTTGGACAATGTCATGCGCATGCGTGAAAGGAGCCCTTCAACGTCCAGTCGGACAGGTACAGAATTTGCAGATGAAAGTGCTTCTGCTGATCGAAGTCCCAGCGACTTGGGTGATGGGTGGACCCTCAGCGGGAATGGCTTGAACGGCGACCAAGGTTCCATCCGAATCATGCTTGATGATGACCCAAATCTCACAGCACATGCGGAGCACTGGTCCAATGATGTCGACCATCACTTTGAAGATGCGCAACAAGGTGACCACTCCAAGACCGATGCGCAAGCAGTGCAACAGTACAACCACGAAGCGTTTACAGCCAATGGCTACATGGAATCCCCCACGGAGGAGACTGAGACATTCCTTGATGACCCTGCGCAGGTAACTCCGCGTAGACTCCCCAACCGTGACGATACCTTGAAGCCCACCGTTTTCAACTACGAGCAAGCACATGGAGAAGACAATCACAACGCAAATGACACAGGCACGTTTGCCAGCGTGCTCGAGTACTACCGTACGACCGGCACAGTCACCGAAGAGATGCTGGAAGAGCTGAACACCCACAATATGGTGGATTTGCAGCGCATCTCTGCCAATGGTGGCTCGAATGCGCATATGATCGAGCGTCTGCTTGACAGCATCATGGGCAACAGGGTGCCGCAAGAGCGAGTCAGTGGCAAGCAGCTGCTGGAGGCGAGCACGTACGAAGTTCCGACTGTGACACCAGACACACCGCCCATGGCGGATGACTTCGAGCCAGGTCATGTGATCGTGTACGGCAGCGATGTGAATACGTCGCACGAGGAAGATGATTTTCAAGCCAAGATTCGTAAGGCAGATGAAGATTGGGCACGTCAGCAGATGGGCGAGGACCCATTCACTCGACATCACCAAGAAGAGGACAAGCCACTTCCACCGCCAAAAGATGCTGGATACACACCTCGATCAAGCAGTGGCCCAGTCAGCACGACTTTCGCATCTGGACTTAGTGAAGGCGGCCTGAGGATATCAACAATTGGTGCACTGGACATGGCAGACATCCAAGCAGCTGGTGATCTCGCTGCGGAACTGACTTCGCCATCTTCGCTGGTAGCTTCGGCATTGCAGACCTCAGCGCCTCCATTGCCGTCGTATGCGCCACCTCCGGTTCCGCCAGACTCGGCATCAAGAATACCATTTGCGCTCCCCGACATGGCTTCTGCTAAAGCATATTCCGATCGAGAATCGAGTGATCTATCACCGCAATATCGTAAGACCAATTGGGGCGCGTCAGAGTCGTCGCGGCCGTCAATCGACAGTCAACGAATGGCGATGCAGCTTCCGGGTTCGCAATCGATGACCTCTTTTGCTACTGGAGAATCGACAAGACAGGCTTCAATTGACACGTGTGGTGACAGCCAATCCCGACTGACGAAGACAACGTCGCCCGGTCCAGAGCAAAAGCGTCTTCTCAAGCGTCGTCACATCATCAAAGAGCTGCTGGATACCGAGAACTCCTATCATCAAGATCTCAAGATTATCGAGGACATCTACAAAGCGACATGCACACCGGAGCTCGTGGCTGCTGAAGATAAGAAGGTCCTGTTTGGCAACTGTGATGAAATCGAACGCTTCGCACTGAGCTTCTACGATGAGTTGCGGAAAGCTGCAACGCAAGTCTATGTGCCCCCAAAGCAGCATCGTTGGCTTAACAAGCGTGGCAGTTTCTCCACTACTCAAAGTGATGGCACGAGTCAGACATCCCAACAGGAAGGCGTGGACGATGAAAAGGACCGTACAACCACGATCGGTCGCACTTTCTTGATGAACCTGGCGCAAATGGAGCAAGTCTATGGAGCATACCTGAGGAACCACGACGCGGCCAACCAGCGGCTGTCGGCGATACAGAACATCATGACTGTCAAGTGTTGGTTGGACGAATGTCACGCGAATGCAAGTGACATCACAGCAGCGTGGGATCTTGATTCACTGCTTGTCAAGCCAACGCAACGAGTGGCCAAGTATCCAATGTTGCTGCAGCAGCTTTTGGAGACCACTCCAGCGGATCACCCCGATCATGAGGATCTTAAAACAGCTGCCAAGGACGCGATCAGCATGTTGACGCGCATTAACGACGCCAAGAAGCGTGCAGATATTGTCGATCAGATCGTGAACCCGAGCAAAACTCGCAAGGAGTCAGACATCCGCAGCGGGTTAGCGAAGGCGTTTGGACGTCGTACTGAGAAGCTCAAGGAGCGTGTTGGAATCGCCGAGGTCTTCCAGGATCCTGAATTCGACGAGCTTGCACACAAGTTCGGCGGTCACTTCATCCGTCTGCAAATATGCATGCGTGACGTCCAGGACTATGTGCACCGAGCTGACAAGGCCATTGAGCTGGTTAACAGCTACGCCACAGGTCTTCAGCTCTTCATTGACCTGAGAACAAATCCGGATACTGTCGCTGTGAGCAAGTGGCGCAGGTATGGTCAGGTCATCCATGAGCTGGCCACGACTGCGTTCAACGAGCACAAGGCCGACATCACAAAGCGTGTGCTTGCACCAATGATACAGTGTATCAAGCTACACGAGGGCCCTCAGAATGCGATCAACAAGCGCAAGCGACGCATTGTGGATTTCGCCAAGTGCAAGTCTGAAGAACGCCGTGGCGTCAAGCCAGACAAGAAGACGGTAGAAGCATCAGATCAATATGTGGCGTTGAATGAGACGCTGAAGATTGATCTGCCAAAGCTCTACAACTTGACGGCGCAGCTGGTCCAGAACACACTGCACTGTTTCCTTGACATCCAGCTCAAGTGGCATAACACGTGGGAGAGGAAGCTGCAACCACTTCTGGATGCTGTTGACATACCGAAGAGCATCCAAGACATCGAGCCGGCCTTCAAGCCAGACTATGCGGAGGTTGAGAAGAGTTTGCATCAGCTGTCGATCTGCAATGGCACATTGAAGATCGAGGCAGCGAACTTCCTGTCACCAACACCGACACCGTACGCCGATGATAGCACATCTCGTCGTCCATCGAACCTTGACAAGCGGACACTTTCGGTCGGCAGTGAGGCGTCAACGGCGCCCAACACAAGGCGTCACAGTGGCATCTACTCGACAGCTACCGATATGATGCCACTCATCCTGAACTTGGATGGTCGCATCCGATCGAACTCGTCGATGTCAAGCCGTACTGCAGTGTCACAGACGCCAGCCTCAACGCAAAGCAATCAACGACCATGGTCCAACCAGCAGACACCTAGCTCTTCTTTCACAACTAGCAGACCTACAACTGCCAACACGCCTGTTATTACTGGCGCCTTTCCCTCGTTCTCACGCCAGAGCTCTGACAACCAACGCGTATCCCGTGGCTCAGACGCCACTTATTTCACGCCTAGGCCTGGCAAGAGCGAGGACAACCACCGATATTCTGGCCTCTTCAACTCCGCACTACCTCCGGAAGTGCAGGTCGCATCACAAGAGACAGCATCTTCGTCCAAAGCGGCACCAGAGGACACCGAGGTCATGTTTGTCTGCGCCAGCTTGTTCGAATTCAGTATCGACAAGACTCGCAAGGAAGCTGGCTACCCGTACCTGCAGTACGTCCAAGGCGAAGTCTTCGATGTCGTCGCGCAGAAAGGCGAGCTGTGGTTGGCGAAGAACCAGGATGATGCTAACAATGAACTTGGCTGGATCTGGGAACAACATTTCATCATTCTTTCAAGCGAGAGCTAA
- a CDS encoding Ornithine decarboxylase, with the protein MAPCAIDITANDYEILSLKDDYIDTHSVSDCESGAEPVHHGAKTAKEMIGAALQKHIEGVDPHDCEAGAEDAFFVADLGEVYRQHMRWKKHLPRITPHYAVKCNPDDAILRLLAKLGAGFDCASKAEIEQVLGLGVDPERIIYAQPCKTKSYLRYTAKTGVKQMTFDNTDELYKVKELFPQAELFLRISTDDSQSLCRLSQKFGANMDNVPELLALAKDLDLNVAGVAFHVGSGASDPQAFRQAVSDARNVFDQAAALGHELHTLDCGGGFVSETFDDMAGVLAQALDEHFPPSVRIIAEPGRYYTSSAFTLACNVIARRTVEEKRLGGSTSYMLYMNDGVYGNFSCIIFDHQHPVPKVLRNQRRNDGFNYSTSYESMVDSGYTSAEDEHTAPVRAGRKQITYSIWGPTCDGIDVIAEQWQSNETLDVGDWLYFEDMGAYTRCSATRFNGFTNGHETIYVCSEPAADSLVAL; encoded by the coding sequence ATGGCACCTTGCGCGATCGACATCACTGCCAACGACTATGAGATTCTGTCTCTCAAAGACGATTACATAGACACCCATTCTGTCTCCGACTGTGAGAGCGGAGCAGAGCCTGTGCATCATGGCGCAAAGACGGCGAAGGAGATGATTGGCGCAGCCCTGCAGAAGCACATCGAAGGAGTTGATCCACACGACTGCGAGGCTGGCGCTGAGGATGCCTTCTTTGTCGCTGACCTGGGAGAGGTCTACCGTCAGCACATGCGCTGGAAGAAGCATCTTCCGCGCATCACTCCACACTACGCTGTGAAGTGCAACCCAGACGACGCCATCTTGCGTCTGTTGGCCAAGCTTGGTGCTGGCTTCGATTGTGCTAGCAAGGCGGAGATCGAGCAGGTCCTTGGCTTGGGTGTTGACCCAGAGCGCATCATCTACGCGCAGCCATGCAAGACGAAGAGCTACCTGCGATACACGGCTAAGACCGGAGTCAAGCAGATGACATTTGACAACACGGATGAGCTGTACAAGGTCAAGGAGCTGTTCCCACAGGCGGAGCTGTTCCTGCGCATCTCGACAGACGACTCGCAGAGCCTGTGCCGCTTGAGCCAGAAGTTTGGCGCGAACATGGACAATGTCCCAGAGCTCCTCGCGTTGGCCAAAGACCTTGACCTGAACGTTGCAGGTGTTGCGTTTCACGTTGGCTCTGGCGCTTCTGACCCACAAGCTTTCCGCCAAGCTGTCAGCGATGCCCGTAATGTTTTCGACCAGGCCGCTGCTCTTGGCCATGAGCTGCACACTTTGGACTGCGGAGGTGGTTTCGTGTCCGAGACCTTCGACGACATGGCTGGTGTACTTGCGCAAGCCCTGGACGAGCATTTCCCACCAAGCGTTCGTATCATCGCCGAGCCAGGTCGCTACTACACCAGCTCCGCCTTCACCTTGGCCTGCAACGTCATCGCTCGTCGCACTGTCGAGGAGAAGCGCCTCGGCGGCAGCACCAGCTACATGCTATACATGAACGATGGCGTGTACGGCAATTTCTCCTGCATCATCTTCGACCACCAGCATCCCGTGCCAAAGGTCTTGCGCAACCAGCGCCGCAACGATGGCTTCAATTACTCCACCAGCTACGAGTCCATGGTCGACTCCGGCTACACTTCTGCCGAAGACGAGCATACGGCCCCCGTCCGCGCTGGCCGGAAGCAGATCACCTACTCCATCTGGGGTCCCACCTGCGACGGCATCGATGTCATCGCCGAGCAGTGGCAGTCGAACGAGACTCTTGACGTCGGCGACTGGCTGTACTTTGAGGACATGGGCGCATACACCAGGTGCTCGGCTACTCGCTTCAATGGTTTTACCAATGGACATGAGACCATCTATGTCTGCAGCGAGCCTGCTGCCGACAGCTTGGTTGCCTTGTAA